A genome region from Anastrepha ludens isolate Willacy chromosome 3, idAnaLude1.1, whole genome shotgun sequence includes the following:
- the LOC128857991 gene encoding probable dolichyl pyrophosphate Glc1Man9GlcNAc2 alpha-1,3-glucosyltransferase isoform X1, protein MESHYWKLFAISSAFKLMLVPAPHSTDFEVHRNWLAITHSLPLKEWYYDVTSEWTLDYPPFFAYFEWLLSQVAHLVDPEMLVVRNLNYASTATIYFQRCSVIFADLLYAFGAWRCLRVLNIPKKSQQHFAAEVLLLFNVGLIFVDHIHFQYNGFLFGILLLSISFLLEERYLLSAFTFALLLNFKHIFLYMAPAFAVYLLKFYCLDAGRNTYKCIAKLGVVGLTPFIASFGPFLNQLPQVLSRLFPFKRGLTHAYWAPNFWALYNVADKVAAKLLGISNASTPSTSSGLVQEFEPLALPNISPRVTFVLTLLFMMPVLIKLFFFTPKRTSKVTFLRSVVLCSCASFMFGWHVHEKAILMCLLPLCLLCLLDSTDAKYAFWLSAVGYFSLFPLLFQPNLLLLRYALYMAYMAFMYGQLVRLHPTAPDLKMYRMEDIYLFGFSLLPIYEHIISPLLGLQEKLPFMPLLLTSLYCSIGVTYFFILYYLHTLDISLSALFKSIPNSIAKSKCKSKPKDKSKLSSKPKSKVQ, encoded by the exons ATGGAGAGCCATTACTGGAAGCTCTTCGCTATTTCGAGCGCTTTCAAGCTGATGCTTGTTCCAGCGCC CCATTCCACAGATTTCGAGGTACATCGCAACTGGCTAGCTATCACTCATTCTCTACCGCTTAAGGAGTGGTATTACGATGTGACCAGCGAATGGACACTTGACTATCCACCATTCTTTGCATATTTTGAATGGCTGCTGTCGCAGGTGGCTCATTTAGTCGATCCGGAAATGCTAGTTGTTAGAAATCTGAATTATGCATCTACAGCCACTATTTACTTCCAACGATGTTCGGTAATATTTGCCGATTTGTTATACGCATTTGGAGCTTGGCGATGCTTGCGCGTTTTGAACATCCCAAAAAAGTCGCAGCAACATTTCGCAGCGGaagtgttattgttgtttaatGTTGGTTTAATTTTTGTGGATCATATACATTTTCAGTACAATGGTTTTTTATTCGGTATACTGCTGCTAAGTATCAGTTTTTTGCTGGAGGAACGGTACTTACTTTCAGCGTTCACTTTTGCCCTACTGCTGAATTTTAAACATATCTTCTTGTATATGGCACCTGCGTTCGCCGTTTACTTACTGAAGTTTTATTGCCTTGATGCTGGGCGCAATACCTACAAATGCATAGCTAAATTAGGTGTTGTTGGCTTGACACCCTTCATAGCTTCGTTTGGACCTTTTCTTAATCAACTACCGCAG GTTCTGAGCCGCCTTTTTCCGTTCAAGCGAGGATTAACGCACGCTTATTGGGCCCCAAACTTCTGGGCACTTTACAATGTCGCCGATAAAGTGGCTGCGAAATTGCTGGGTATTTCAAATGCATCTACACCTTCAACATCATCCGGTTTGGTGCAGGAATTTGAACCACTAGCATTGCCTAATATATCACCGCGTGTAACTTTTGTTTTGACGTTGCTATTCATGATGCCAGTGTTgatcaaactttttttctttacaccgaaaag AACATCGAAAGTCACTTTTCTACGCTCGGTTGTTCTCTGCTCATGTGCTTCTTTCATGTTTGGTTGGCATGTCCATGAAAAGGCGATACTTATGTGTCTCTTGCCACTTTG TTTACTTTGCTTACTTGATTCAACGGACGCTAAATATGCTTTCTGGCTAAGTGCAGTTGGATATTTCTCCCTCTTCCCTTTACTTTTTCAGCcaaatttgttattattgcgATACGCTCTCTATATGGCCTATATGGCCTTCATGTATGGCCAACTTGTGCGCCTACATCCGACCGCACCCGATTTGAAAATGTATCGCATGGAAGACATCTACTTATTTGGTTTTTCATTGCTGCCTATCTACGAACACATTATCAGTCCGCTTTTGGGCCTACAAGAAAAACTGCCATTTATGCCGCTTTTACTGACCTCGCTTTACTGCAGTATAGGCGTCACATActtctttattttgtattatttacatACTTTAGATATAAGTCTCAGTGCATTGTTTAAATCCATTCCTAATTCAATAGCTAAATCAAAATGTAAATCGAAACCTAAGGATAAGTCGAAACTTAGCTCGAAACCAAAGTCGAAGGTGCAATAA
- the LOC128857991 gene encoding probable dolichyl pyrophosphate Glc1Man9GlcNAc2 alpha-1,3-glucosyltransferase isoform X2, whose product MLVVRNLNYASTATIYFQRCSVIFADLLYAFGAWRCLRVLNIPKKSQQHFAAEVLLLFNVGLIFVDHIHFQYNGFLFGILLLSISFLLEERYLLSAFTFALLLNFKHIFLYMAPAFAVYLLKFYCLDAGRNTYKCIAKLGVVGLTPFIASFGPFLNQLPQVLSRLFPFKRGLTHAYWAPNFWALYNVADKVAAKLLGISNASTPSTSSGLVQEFEPLALPNISPRVTFVLTLLFMMPVLIKLFFFTPKRTSKVTFLRSVVLCSCASFMFGWHVHEKAILMCLLPLCLLCLLDSTDAKYAFWLSAVGYFSLFPLLFQPNLLLLRYALYMAYMAFMYGQLVRLHPTAPDLKMYRMEDIYLFGFSLLPIYEHIISPLLGLQEKLPFMPLLLTSLYCSIGVTYFFILYYLHTLDISLSALFKSIPNSIAKSKCKSKPKDKSKLSSKPKSKVQ is encoded by the exons ATGCTAGTTGTTAGAAATCTGAATTATGCATCTACAGCCACTATTTACTTCCAACGATGTTCGGTAATATTTGCCGATTTGTTATACGCATTTGGAGCTTGGCGATGCTTGCGCGTTTTGAACATCCCAAAAAAGTCGCAGCAACATTTCGCAGCGGaagtgttattgttgtttaatGTTGGTTTAATTTTTGTGGATCATATACATTTTCAGTACAATGGTTTTTTATTCGGTATACTGCTGCTAAGTATCAGTTTTTTGCTGGAGGAACGGTACTTACTTTCAGCGTTCACTTTTGCCCTACTGCTGAATTTTAAACATATCTTCTTGTATATGGCACCTGCGTTCGCCGTTTACTTACTGAAGTTTTATTGCCTTGATGCTGGGCGCAATACCTACAAATGCATAGCTAAATTAGGTGTTGTTGGCTTGACACCCTTCATAGCTTCGTTTGGACCTTTTCTTAATCAACTACCGCAG GTTCTGAGCCGCCTTTTTCCGTTCAAGCGAGGATTAACGCACGCTTATTGGGCCCCAAACTTCTGGGCACTTTACAATGTCGCCGATAAAGTGGCTGCGAAATTGCTGGGTATTTCAAATGCATCTACACCTTCAACATCATCCGGTTTGGTGCAGGAATTTGAACCACTAGCATTGCCTAATATATCACCGCGTGTAACTTTTGTTTTGACGTTGCTATTCATGATGCCAGTGTTgatcaaactttttttctttacaccgaaaag AACATCGAAAGTCACTTTTCTACGCTCGGTTGTTCTCTGCTCATGTGCTTCTTTCATGTTTGGTTGGCATGTCCATGAAAAGGCGATACTTATGTGTCTCTTGCCACTTTG TTTACTTTGCTTACTTGATTCAACGGACGCTAAATATGCTTTCTGGCTAAGTGCAGTTGGATATTTCTCCCTCTTCCCTTTACTTTTTCAGCcaaatttgttattattgcgATACGCTCTCTATATGGCCTATATGGCCTTCATGTATGGCCAACTTGTGCGCCTACATCCGACCGCACCCGATTTGAAAATGTATCGCATGGAAGACATCTACTTATTTGGTTTTTCATTGCTGCCTATCTACGAACACATTATCAGTCCGCTTTTGGGCCTACAAGAAAAACTGCCATTTATGCCGCTTTTACTGACCTCGCTTTACTGCAGTATAGGCGTCACATActtctttattttgtattatttacatACTTTAGATATAAGTCTCAGTGCATTGTTTAAATCCATTCCTAATTCAATAGCTAAATCAAAATGTAAATCGAAACCTAAGGATAAGTCGAAACTTAGCTCGAAACCAAAGTCGAAGGTGCAATAA